Proteins encoded within one genomic window of Salipaludibacillus agaradhaerens:
- the nirB gene encoding nitrite reductase large subunit NirB, whose amino-acid sequence MSKRKLVLVGNGMAGVRCLEEILKEDPDRFEITVFGKEPYPNYNRIMLSSVLQGDTSIEDIVINSYDWYEKHNIQLFTGESVEQIDTLAKTVHTDQGRDVAYDDLILATGSNPFMLPLPGSDKEGVIAFRDIKDCQAMIDASQKYKKAVVIGGGLLGLEAARGLLNLGMDVDVVHIMDHLMERQLDASASAMLKKELESQGMNFLMNHHTEAILGSDRVKKVSFKDGRTVKADLVVMAVGIKPNIAVAEASGIQTNRGVVVDDYMQTSAPNVYAVGECAEHREMVYGLVAPLYEQGKALAKKICQKDAGQGYQGSILSTKLKVSGVDVFSAGEFGDDPAARAIRIQDEFEGIYKKVIIRQDKIVGAVLFGDTSESTKLLGMINQETDTSDMKNISIFQTKEASGGESTVAQMADTDTICGCNGVSKGDIVTAIKNDNLTTVAQIKDCTSASRSCGTCKGLVGELLAHTLGEAFETADEKETVCSCTDLTHEEVVANIREKGLTHTREVMNVLGWKTEEGCSKCRPAVNYYLGMVHPTDYEDERESRFVNERMHANIQKNGTYSVVPRMYGGVTNAKDLRKIADVADKYDVPLLKITGGQRIDMLGIKKEDVPNVWKDLDMPSGYAYGKAVRTVKTCVGENFCRFGTQDSIGLGIAIEKKFERLNTPHKVKMGVSACPRNCAESSIKDVGIIGVEGAWEIYVGGNGGATLKAAELLCTVSTDTEVLNTISAYLQYYRETARYLERTSHWLDRVGLEHVKSVILDNKEERRELIKRMEIALDDLKDPWHEIIQNSKEQRDLFENKAVPISNK is encoded by the coding sequence ATGTCTAAAAGAAAGTTAGTTCTCGTCGGCAACGGAATGGCTGGGGTCAGGTGTCTTGAAGAAATTCTTAAGGAAGACCCTGACCGATTTGAGATAACGGTTTTCGGTAAAGAACCTTACCCAAACTATAATCGCATTATGCTTTCTTCAGTCTTACAAGGGGATACCTCCATTGAAGACATCGTGATTAACAGCTATGACTGGTATGAAAAACACAACATTCAGCTTTTCACTGGGGAATCTGTTGAGCAAATCGACACTCTCGCTAAAACGGTGCACACTGACCAGGGTAGAGACGTTGCCTATGATGACCTTATTCTCGCCACAGGGTCAAATCCGTTTATGCTTCCTCTTCCAGGAAGTGATAAAGAAGGCGTCATTGCTTTTAGAGATATTAAAGATTGCCAAGCCATGATTGATGCGTCTCAAAAATATAAAAAAGCGGTCGTCATCGGTGGCGGTCTGCTCGGACTTGAAGCAGCACGTGGGCTATTGAATTTAGGCATGGACGTTGATGTTGTACACATTATGGATCACTTAATGGAAAGACAATTAGATGCTTCTGCCTCGGCTATGCTTAAGAAAGAGTTGGAAAGTCAAGGCATGAACTTTTTAATGAATCACCATACAGAAGCCATTCTTGGGTCAGATCGCGTCAAAAAAGTCTCCTTCAAAGATGGCCGCACTGTCAAGGCAGATCTCGTCGTCATGGCAGTTGGCATTAAACCTAATATCGCTGTGGCAGAAGCTTCAGGTATTCAAACGAATCGCGGTGTGGTGGTCGATGATTATATGCAAACGAGCGCACCAAACGTTTATGCTGTTGGGGAATGTGCTGAACATAGGGAAATGGTATATGGTTTAGTCGCTCCTCTCTACGAACAAGGGAAAGCACTCGCTAAAAAAATCTGTCAAAAGGACGCCGGTCAAGGTTACCAAGGATCTATTCTATCAACTAAATTGAAAGTAAGCGGTGTGGATGTCTTCTCTGCTGGTGAGTTCGGAGATGATCCAGCTGCTCGGGCTATTCGAATTCAAGACGAATTTGAAGGCATCTACAAAAAAGTAATTATACGACAAGATAAAATTGTCGGTGCTGTCCTCTTCGGTGACACGAGTGAATCTACCAAATTACTTGGGATGATTAATCAAGAGACCGATACGTCTGATATGAAAAATATCTCTATTTTCCAAACGAAAGAAGCTTCCGGAGGAGAAAGCACGGTAGCACAAATGGCGGATACGGACACAATATGTGGCTGCAATGGCGTTTCAAAGGGGGACATCGTCACAGCCATTAAAAATGATAACTTAACGACTGTCGCCCAAATTAAAGATTGTACGAGTGCATCTAGATCCTGTGGAACGTGTAAAGGGCTGGTCGGTGAATTACTTGCCCATACACTAGGCGAGGCATTCGAGACAGCTGATGAAAAGGAAACGGTTTGTAGTTGTACGGACTTAACTCACGAAGAAGTTGTGGCAAACATTCGTGAGAAAGGTCTTACTCATACAAGAGAGGTAATGAACGTGCTCGGCTGGAAAACAGAAGAAGGTTGCTCGAAATGCCGACCTGCGGTTAATTATTATCTCGGTATGGTCCACCCGACAGATTATGAAGACGAAAGAGAATCTAGGTTTGTTAATGAACGCATGCATGCCAATATTCAAAAGAACGGCACGTATTCTGTCGTCCCAAGAATGTATGGGGGTGTGACGAATGCCAAAGATTTAAGGAAAATTGCAGACGTAGCTGACAAATATGACGTGCCACTTCTTAAAATAACCGGTGGACAACGGATTGACATGTTAGGCATTAAGAAAGAAGATGTACCGAATGTATGGAAGGATTTAGATATGCCTTCTGGTTACGCCTACGGTAAAGCTGTAAGAACCGTTAAAACCTGTGTCGGCGAAAATTTCTGTCGATTTGGTACGCAAGATTCAATCGGGCTTGGTATCGCCATCGAGAAAAAATTCGAAAGACTTAATACACCTCACAAAGTAAAAATGGGCGTCTCTGCTTGCCCACGAAATTGTGCTGAATCTAGCATTAAAGATGTAGGTATTATCGGAGTTGAAGGAGCGTGGGAAATTTATGTCGGTGGTAATGGCGGCGCCACTTTAAAAGCAGCGGAGCTTTTATGCACAGTTTCAACTGATACTGAGGTACTCAACACAATTTCTGCTTACTTGCAGTACTATCGTGAAACAGCACGTTATCTTGAAAGAACGTCCCATTGGCTTGACCGAGTCGGTTTGGAACACGTTAAGTCTGTCATTTTAGATAACAAGGAAGAAAGACGCGAACTCATTAAACGTATGGAAATCGCTCTAGACGACTTAAAAGATCCATGGCATGAGATTATTCAAAATAGCAAAGAGCAACGTGATCTTTTTGAAAATAAGGCGGTACCTATCAGTAACAAATAA
- a CDS encoding anthranilate phosphoribosyltransferase has product MKQWIKEVAKGKKRARDLTFDEASQAAQSIIDGEATDIQVAAFLIAQRLKNESPDELAAFVTQFRQAASLIPISPDKRQQLIDFSGPYDGRKTFAATIPSALLMAAERIPVFLHSSDTLPPKYGSSLKSILDELGVTPDLDADSIGQSIDKHCIGFAHTEQLCQPLANVRHIREEIGVRSFINMAEKLLNLSNAPSVMLGIFHKTVLDTNVDNLRRLNFQKAFIVQGAEGSEDLPIHRKSFIYEITEDTVISRDLDPADYHLSCRKDPDKEVLTLQEQAELIEAIVAGETSDNLTYYRNQVIFNTAARYYLFGKVRSLAEGIDLTMSQLEDGSGRDQLQKWQSFMKVVKK; this is encoded by the coding sequence ATGAAACAGTGGATCAAGGAAGTAGCTAAAGGAAAGAAAAGAGCACGAGACTTAACGTTTGATGAAGCCTCTCAAGCAGCACAAAGTATTATTGACGGAGAAGCAACAGATATTCAAGTTGCGGCTTTCCTGATTGCTCAGCGCTTGAAAAACGAGTCACCTGACGAATTAGCAGCGTTTGTTACCCAATTTCGCCAGGCGGCCTCACTCATACCTATATCACCAGATAAACGCCAGCAGCTCATTGATTTCTCCGGTCCATATGACGGACGAAAAACATTCGCTGCCACCATCCCATCTGCGTTGCTTATGGCAGCCGAGAGAATCCCTGTATTTCTACACAGCAGTGACACATTACCACCAAAATATGGATCCTCTTTAAAAAGTATTTTAGATGAACTCGGTGTGACACCTGACCTCGATGCTGACTCTATAGGTCAATCAATCGATAAGCATTGTATCGGCTTTGCTCATACTGAGCAATTATGTCAGCCACTAGCTAACGTTCGTCACATTAGAGAAGAAATCGGTGTAAGATCCTTTATCAACATGGCCGAAAAATTGCTCAATCTGTCTAATGCTCCTTCAGTCATGCTTGGTATCTTTCACAAAACGGTGCTTGATACAAACGTTGATAACTTAAGACGACTGAATTTTCAAAAAGCATTTATTGTACAAGGTGCTGAAGGATCCGAAGACTTACCGATTCACAGAAAAAGCTTCATCTATGAAATCACGGAAGACACTGTCATATCACGAGACTTAGACCCTGCTGACTATCATCTCTCATGTCGGAAAGACCCCGATAAGGAAGTACTGACACTTCAGGAACAAGCGGAGCTTATTGAAGCGATAGTTGCTGGTGAAACGTCAGATAATCTCACATATTATCGCAACCAAGTGATTTTCAACACTGCCGCTCGTTACTACTTATTTGGAAAAGTCCGTTCACTCGCGGAGGGCATTGATCTCACGATGTCACAATTAGAGGATGGAAGTGGGCGCGATCAATTACAGAAATGGCAATCATTTATGAAAGTCGTTAAAAAGTAG
- a CDS encoding TetR/AcrR family transcriptional regulator, translated as MAPRGFTDDEEKRIRYDLMQAGREKFGTMGLRKTSIKDLTEIAGIAQGSFYKFYESKELLYFRLLEQDEASINQTIYYMGALEKMDAEGFSKLLQKALRMIEERPLLRRVMVSDEYQALVRKLPADVVERHEEKDILSFNQLFHLWKDQGVLDGNLDSTIISGAIRALLLASTHKREIGYDVFDASIDFLIQSLAYRIFKGSKG; from the coding sequence ATGGCGCCACGTGGATTTACTGATGATGAAGAAAAACGCATTCGTTATGATTTGATGCAAGCAGGGCGAGAGAAGTTTGGAACAATGGGGTTAAGGAAGACAAGTATTAAGGATTTAACAGAGATAGCTGGCATTGCACAAGGTTCTTTTTATAAGTTTTATGAATCAAAAGAGCTTTTATATTTTAGACTTCTTGAACAGGATGAGGCATCCATTAATCAGACGATTTATTATATGGGAGCTTTAGAAAAGATGGATGCAGAGGGGTTCAGTAAGTTGTTACAGAAAGCGTTGCGAATGATTGAAGAACGACCATTGCTTCGCCGTGTAATGGTAAGTGATGAGTATCAAGCACTTGTGAGGAAGCTCCCGGCAGATGTGGTTGAAAGACATGAAGAGAAAGATATTCTTAGCTTTAATCAGTTGTTTCATTTATGGAAGGACCAAGGTGTCCTGGACGGAAATTTAGATTCAACTATAATAAGCGGGGCTATAAGAGCGCTTCTACTTGCTTCAACACATAAAAGAGAAATTGGTTATGACGTATTTGATGCCAGCATTGATTTTCTCATCCAATCGTTAGCTTATCGTATTTTTAAAGGTTCCAAAGGATAG
- a CDS encoding NarK family nitrate/nitrite MFS transporter — protein MKLLDVFKFKNDQMKMLHLTWIAFFVSFFTWFNMAPLATTMMESSNWLTREHLGALAIINVALTIPARIVIGMLLDRFGPRLVYSGLLILMSIPTFLFAFGDSWTQLMISRLLLSSIGASFVVGIRMVSEWFPPKDVGFAEGIYGGWGNFGSAVGAMILPWLALTMFGGDEGWRYAIALTGAICFIYGIIYYLLVRDTPEGKVFIKPKKSGALEVSSWKDLVLLIIWTLPLGGALAVLAWRLAGMGFISTTVLYATYTVIGLTMIYQIYKILHVNIPILRRGVPEDDKYAFKNVAALNSTYFANFGAELAIVSMLPMFFQLTFSLSPAAAGIIASSFAFINLFARPLGGVLSDRMGNRKNTMLIYMVGITIGLISMGFIDSSWPLALAIAVTIFTSIFVQGAEGATFAIIPMVKKRLTGQVAGMAGAYGNVGSTLYLTLYTFVSPQTFFFVLAGGALVSFFMCYLWLEEPDNAFAEDYYESSVDIANAIHTEPEIPLKRVASDK, from the coding sequence GTGAAGTTGTTAGATGTTTTCAAATTTAAGAACGACCAGATGAAAATGTTGCACTTAACATGGATCGCTTTTTTTGTTTCCTTTTTCACGTGGTTTAATATGGCACCTTTGGCTACGACAATGATGGAATCAAGCAACTGGCTCACCCGAGAACATCTAGGAGCTTTAGCCATCATTAACGTGGCTTTAACGATTCCAGCTCGCATTGTCATCGGCATGCTACTTGATCGTTTTGGTCCCCGTCTCGTCTATTCAGGACTTTTAATCCTCATGTCGATACCTACCTTTTTATTTGCCTTTGGGGATTCATGGACACAACTCATGATATCTCGTTTACTGTTAAGCAGTATTGGCGCGAGCTTTGTCGTAGGGATCCGCATGGTATCTGAATGGTTTCCACCTAAAGATGTGGGATTTGCTGAAGGTATTTACGGTGGATGGGGAAATTTCGGTTCAGCCGTAGGTGCCATGATTTTACCTTGGTTGGCGTTGACGATGTTCGGTGGTGATGAGGGATGGCGATATGCCATCGCATTAACAGGTGCCATTTGCTTCATTTATGGCATCATCTATTATCTTCTTGTTAGAGATACACCAGAAGGGAAAGTGTTTATTAAACCTAAAAAATCCGGTGCCCTAGAGGTCAGCTCATGGAAAGATCTTGTGCTCCTTATCATTTGGACACTCCCACTAGGCGGAGCCTTAGCGGTCTTAGCCTGGCGCTTAGCAGGCATGGGCTTTATCTCAACAACAGTACTTTATGCCACTTACACTGTTATTGGGCTAACAATGATTTATCAAATTTATAAGATTTTACACGTCAATATTCCTATATTACGGCGTGGCGTTCCCGAGGACGACAAATATGCGTTCAAAAATGTCGCAGCATTAAATAGTACGTACTTTGCCAACTTTGGGGCAGAGTTAGCAATCGTTTCAATGCTCCCTATGTTTTTTCAATTAACGTTTTCACTGTCCCCTGCTGCAGCTGGTATTATCGCGTCGTCTTTTGCATTTATTAATTTATTTGCCCGACCACTTGGCGGCGTCCTGTCTGATCGAATGGGAAACAGAAAGAACACCATGCTTATTTATATGGTTGGGATCACGATCGGACTGATCTCGATGGGGTTCATCGATTCAAGCTGGCCCCTTGCGTTAGCCATTGCTGTCACCATTTTCACTTCCATCTTTGTTCAAGGGGCAGAAGGCGCTACATTCGCCATCATTCCTATGGTTAAAAAACGTCTCACAGGTCAAGTAGCTGGCATGGCTGGCGCTTATGGGAATGTGGGTTCAACGTTATATTTAACGCTGTATACGTTCGTATCCCCTCAAACATTTTTCTTCGTTTTAGCAGGTGGCGCGTTAGTCAGCTTTTTCATGTGTTATCTATGGCTTGAAGAACCAGATAATGCTTTTGCAGAGGACTATTATGAATCATCCGTTGATATAGCAAACGCCATTCACACTGAACCAGAAATCCCTTTGAAACGTGTAGCATCAGATAAATAG
- the nasC gene encoding assimilatory nitrate reductase catalytic subunit NasC, protein MDDFLKHFRSKQLEKSQETLLPTQCPYCSVQCSMTLIEEAFMTTKQYKAKPNKEDTTSGGRMCIKGANAHQHVYHKERITSPLLKIDGEFVPISWELAIEYIAERFHSIQTHDGNDAIGVYGGGSLTNEEAYLLGKFARVALKTKHIDYNGRFCMSAAAAASNAAFGLDRGLTNSLNDIPHTNVIILAGTNIADCQPTIVPYFRQAKKNGAYIIVIDPRETATTKLADLHLKVKPGTDSVLATGLLKAIKQEGYIDHAFINSRTTGFEHLDTHLDSFTLDDVSSITGVPTKDIIEAGRQYGAAKEGFIFTARGVEQHANGSDTVKQFINLVLATGKIGRHASGFGSITGQGNGQGGREHGQKADQLPGYRSIENDLDRKIISSIWDIDEKNLPRKGVSAYEMIEKMMDEDITALFIMGSNPIVSNPNAILVKKAIQKLKFLVVVDMFISETAELADLILPSSSYLEDEGTMTNLEGKVTLRKGERPPPKDVKHDWEILCLLAKALNKENGFEFTSPKQIFDELRLASRGSKADYFGISYERLSHEALAWPCPHQEHSGTPRLFETRFAHSDGKAIFSPLVMLHSCEAPPEYPLLLTTGRVMAHYLTGVQTRRSPDLFKKSPEPLVEMHPETAARYHIQHDELIHLYSTQGSVVMRACLTDKIRKDTLFAPFHWGGSQAINRLVAPFLDPVCHMPAFKLTYAGMKPITGEIDSQDSGGLIYETVDQGSS, encoded by the coding sequence ATGGATGATTTCCTAAAACACTTCCGTTCAAAGCAATTAGAAAAAAGCCAGGAAACGCTTTTGCCCACACAGTGTCCTTATTGCAGTGTCCAATGCTCAATGACACTGATTGAAGAAGCGTTCATGACAACAAAACAATATAAAGCGAAACCGAATAAGGAAGATACCACTTCTGGCGGACGAATGTGTATAAAGGGGGCTAACGCCCATCAGCACGTTTATCATAAAGAACGCATTACCTCTCCACTTTTAAAAATAGACGGTGAATTCGTGCCTATCTCTTGGGAGTTAGCTATTGAATACATTGCGGAGCGCTTTCATTCTATTCAAACACATGACGGCAACGATGCTATCGGTGTTTACGGTGGTGGATCTTTAACGAATGAAGAAGCATACTTACTCGGAAAATTTGCCCGAGTAGCTTTAAAAACCAAGCATATTGATTATAATGGCCGCTTCTGTATGAGTGCAGCAGCTGCTGCTTCAAATGCAGCATTCGGGCTTGACCGCGGATTGACTAATAGTTTAAATGACATCCCTCACACCAATGTGATTATTCTGGCTGGGACTAACATTGCAGATTGTCAGCCAACCATCGTGCCCTATTTTCGGCAAGCAAAGAAAAATGGCGCCTATATCATTGTTATCGACCCACGTGAAACAGCTACCACTAAATTAGCAGACCTTCATTTAAAGGTAAAACCAGGAACAGATAGTGTCTTAGCCACTGGATTATTAAAAGCGATTAAACAAGAAGGCTATATAGATCATGCATTTATAAATTCAAGGACAACAGGGTTTGAACATTTAGATACTCACCTTGATTCTTTCACATTAGACGATGTTTCGTCCATAACAGGCGTTCCTACTAAAGACATTATAGAAGCAGGTAGACAATATGGGGCCGCTAAGGAAGGATTTATTTTCACAGCACGTGGGGTTGAACAACATGCTAATGGGAGTGACACAGTAAAGCAATTTATTAACCTTGTTCTAGCCACTGGTAAGATTGGACGACATGCCAGCGGCTTCGGTTCTATTACAGGCCAAGGGAATGGCCAAGGTGGAAGAGAACATGGTCAAAAAGCGGACCAATTACCAGGCTATCGCTCAATAGAAAACGATCTCGACAGAAAAATAATCTCTTCCATATGGGATATTGATGAAAAGAACCTTCCTCGAAAGGGCGTTTCAGCCTATGAAATGATTGAAAAAATGATGGACGAAGATATCACTGCCCTATTTATTATGGGATCTAACCCTATCGTGTCTAATCCAAACGCAATTTTAGTCAAAAAAGCCATCCAAAAACTAAAATTTTTAGTCGTTGTGGATATGTTTATCTCTGAAACAGCAGAATTAGCTGACCTCATCCTCCCTTCGTCCTCTTACCTTGAGGATGAAGGAACGATGACAAATCTTGAAGGCAAAGTCACTCTTAGAAAAGGGGAACGACCACCTCCGAAAGATGTCAAACATGATTGGGAGATCCTTTGTCTACTCGCTAAGGCATTAAATAAGGAAAATGGCTTTGAATTTACGTCGCCCAAACAAATATTTGATGAATTACGTTTAGCATCCAGAGGAAGCAAGGCTGATTATTTCGGTATATCGTATGAGCGCCTTTCGCATGAAGCACTGGCTTGGCCTTGTCCCCATCAAGAACACAGTGGCACACCACGATTATTTGAGACTCGATTTGCCCACAGTGATGGAAAAGCGATATTCTCACCATTAGTCATGTTACACAGCTGTGAGGCTCCTCCAGAGTACCCGCTTCTATTGACAACAGGCCGGGTCATGGCACACTATTTAACTGGGGTCCAAACACGGCGAAGCCCAGATCTGTTTAAAAAATCACCTGAGCCGTTAGTTGAAATGCATCCAGAAACAGCTGCACGCTATCATATTCAGCACGATGAACTCATCCATCTCTATTCAACCCAAGGCTCGGTGGTTATGAGGGCCTGCTTAACAGATAAGATTCGCAAAGACACACTATTTGCCCCTTTCCACTGGGGCGGATCGCAAGCCATCAACCGTCTTGTGGCACCGTTTTTGGACCCTGTATGCCATATGCCAGCGTTTAAATTAACTTATGCCGGCATGAAACCAATAACGGGAGAGATAGACTCTCAAGACTCTGGAGGGCTTATTTATGAAACAGTGGATCAAGGAAGTAGCTAA
- the cobA gene encoding uroporphyrinogen-III C-methyltransferase, with the protein MATCKGTVYFIGAGPGDPELITVKAVKILQKADVIVYDRLVNKDLLNDTKPLVELIYCGKLPNQHIIPQEKINEILVQHALKGRVVVRLKGGDPSIFGRVGEEAEYCVNHDVRYEIIPGITSGISAPLYAGIPLTHRDFSSSCAFITGHKRTDEGGPEIKWEKLATSVDTLVFYMGVGNIALIQEQLIRYGRPKHTPVGLIRWGTTTSQETLTGTLEDIVAKVSEVNFRSPAIIVVGDVVKLREKLAWFENEACAHFPIAK; encoded by the coding sequence GTGGCAACATGTAAAGGTACTGTCTATTTTATTGGAGCGGGTCCTGGCGACCCTGAATTAATCACTGTTAAAGCTGTTAAAATACTTCAAAAAGCAGATGTCATCGTCTATGATCGTCTCGTCAATAAAGACCTTCTCAATGATACAAAACCGCTCGTAGAATTGATTTATTGCGGAAAACTCCCCAATCAGCACATTATACCACAGGAAAAAATAAATGAGATTCTTGTCCAGCATGCGCTAAAAGGGAGGGTGGTCGTCAGATTAAAGGGAGGAGACCCGAGTATTTTTGGACGTGTGGGAGAAGAAGCAGAGTATTGTGTCAATCACGATGTGCGTTATGAGATTATACCTGGCATTACATCCGGCATATCAGCGCCACTCTATGCCGGCATCCCTCTAACCCATCGGGATTTTAGTTCTTCCTGTGCCTTTATTACGGGACACAAGCGAACAGATGAAGGAGGGCCTGAAATTAAATGGGAGAAGCTCGCAACATCTGTGGATACGCTCGTTTTTTACATGGGTGTAGGAAATATCGCTCTTATTCAGGAGCAGCTCATCCGTTATGGGCGACCAAAACACACACCAGTGGGCCTCATTCGCTGGGGGACGACAACATCACAAGAAACCTTAACTGGGACTCTTGAAGACATTGTTGCTAAAGTTTCTGAAGTCAACTTTCGTTCTCCCGCTATTATTGTCGTTGGAGACGTGGTAAAGTTAAGGGAAAAACTGGCTTGGTTTGAAAATGAGGCCTGTGCCCATTTTCCAATAGCCAAATGA
- a CDS encoding class I SAM-dependent methyltransferase — protein sequence MMDFYERLSKYYDDIFQTKEKAITFIEDVISSKGGKLLDLAAGTGAEAVALAKKGYEVTAVDLSPLMVEKMQEKATLHNVTLKAFESDMCQLDHTLLSNQDGIYCIGNSFVHLPHTEAMRKCLNSVYHLLKRGGSFIVQIVNYDRIFKHQITKLPVIKNEAKGLLFERFYTFNKEDISFQMKLTVGNADDEAAIYEQETRLMPLLKDEFMSIIRQSLFQQAEFYGTFDGEGLTHDSPALIAVMRKN from the coding sequence ATGATGGATTTTTATGAACGATTAAGTAAATACTACGATGATATTTTTCAAACAAAAGAGAAAGCGATCACATTTATTGAAGACGTTATCTCATCAAAAGGTGGCAAGCTACTAGACTTAGCAGCAGGCACTGGGGCAGAAGCCGTGGCTTTAGCAAAGAAAGGATATGAAGTTACAGCTGTAGACTTAAGTCCGTTAATGGTTGAGAAAATGCAAGAAAAAGCAACCCTACATAATGTTACATTAAAAGCTTTTGAATCAGATATGTGCCAGCTTGATCACACCTTATTGTCAAATCAAGATGGTATTTATTGTATAGGCAATTCATTTGTTCATCTCCCTCACACTGAGGCGATGAGGAAATGCCTAAATTCTGTGTACCACTTATTGAAAAGAGGCGGCTCGTTCATCGTGCAAATCGTGAATTATGATCGGATATTTAAACATCAGATTACGAAACTACCTGTTATTAAAAATGAGGCTAAAGGTCTTTTGTTTGAAAGGTTTTATACATTTAATAAAGAAGATATCTCTTTTCAGATGAAGTTAACAGTGGGAAATGCCGATGATGAAGCAGCTATTTATGAACAAGAAACGAGGTTAATGCCACTCCTGAAAGATGAGTTTATGTCGATTATTCGTCAATCACTCTTTCAACAGGCTGAATTTTATGGGACGTTTGATGGTGAGGGGTTGACGCATGACTCACCAGCGCTTATTGCTGTCATGAGAAAGAATTAA
- the nirD gene encoding nitrite reductase small subunit NirD yields the protein MKQTIDSQLTKLSSLEELPVQVGKNIVVGDHDLAVFRLQNGQVKAVENKCPHKQGPLAEGMISGEYVFCPLHDWKIDLTTGDVQKPDDGCVRAYPVKVIDGEVYIEL from the coding sequence ATGAAACAAACCATTGATTCTCAGCTTACAAAACTGAGTAGCCTTGAGGAGCTACCCGTTCAAGTTGGAAAAAACATCGTTGTTGGTGATCATGACCTCGCCGTTTTCCGATTACAAAACGGACAGGTAAAAGCCGTAGAAAATAAATGCCCTCATAAACAAGGGCCACTGGCTGAAGGTATGATAAGTGGTGAATATGTTTTTTGTCCATTACACGACTGGAAAATTGATTTAACGACCGGAGACGTTCAAAAGCCTGATGATGGGTGTGTTCGCGCTTACCCTGTAAAAGTCATTGATGGTGAGGTCTATATTGAATTGTGA
- a CDS encoding sirohydrochlorin chelatase, whose product MTNQKGILVIAHGSRNNKWVRLIEESVAKVDTSLPIEIGYLELVEGKSIPEGVKQLEAAGVEEIYVIPYFVCSGSTHLEEIKYALGLIKEPKVDTHLELIKPKATILWGDPMDDHPLIMELLADRLSSLSKDASKESLFLVGHGSDQQDFQPIWQVTLERMCSQLKETFGFTHASYGTILPDTVTQSAKKLSENTDSHLVVVPLFLSEGFYTSTKIPEKLREADIHYSYDGKTYLPHPLINEWLQLKVKQYE is encoded by the coding sequence ATGACTAATCAAAAAGGTATTCTTGTGATCGCCCATGGCTCTCGCAATAACAAATGGGTGAGATTAATTGAGGAAAGTGTAGCAAAGGTAGACACCTCCCTGCCAATCGAAATAGGCTACCTCGAACTCGTTGAAGGAAAAAGCATTCCGGAGGGGGTTAAACAACTTGAGGCAGCAGGTGTTGAAGAAATTTATGTCATCCCTTACTTCGTTTGTTCTGGCAGCACCCATCTTGAAGAAATCAAGTATGCTCTCGGTTTAATTAAGGAACCAAAAGTGGACACTCATTTAGAACTGATTAAACCTAAAGCAACGATCCTTTGGGGAGATCCTATGGATGACCATCCGCTTATCATGGAGTTGCTAGCAGATAGACTCTCTTCCTTATCTAAAGATGCATCTAAGGAAAGCTTATTCCTTGTCGGCCACGGTAGTGACCAACAAGATTTTCAGCCTATTTGGCAAGTTACCCTAGAACGCATGTGTAGCCAACTCAAAGAAACGTTCGGATTCACCCATGCCAGCTACGGAACGATTCTTCCAGACACGGTCACACAATCCGCCAAAAAATTAAGTGAGAATACAGATTCCCATCTGGTAGTCGTCCCATTATTTTTAAGTGAAGGATTCTATACATCGACTAAAATTCCGGAAAAACTTCGTGAGGCTGACATTCATTATTCATATGATGGGAAAACATACCTTCCTCATCCGCTTATTAATGAATGGTTACAACTTAAGGTGAAACAGTATGAATGA